CGTAGATTTTCCATTCTGGATGAGAGATGATATTATCAACAAGAACACAAACAGAAGATGGGAATATACTTTATACGTCTATCAGCAGATTCTTGCCCGTTACTATTTAGAACGTTTGTCAAACGGTTTGGGTGAAATTACCACGTTCTCATGGAACAAGCCTATCAGGAAAGGATACTGGCCTTGGTTAACCCTACACAATGGTGTACAGTTACCCGTGAGGTTAAACAACTACGTGGTTGCTCGCGACAATGACGTGAACTTGGTCAATTTGGCGGAGAACTATGAAAAGATCATAAATGAGGCCATCGTCAAGGGTTTCGTTGAGGTGAGGACTAATATCGTTAGCATTTCGTGTCTTGTCATAAATAATTAAgacaacaatttaaaaaaaaaaccaatgataaaaccaaaaattcaCGTTAAACTAATGTCACAGACGCAATAACACTGAGTTTTCATCTGTTTGCTTGTGTGTTTGTGGACAATAATCTAAAGCACTGTTTGAATGTGGTATTTTACTTATATGTTGAGGCACTCtcctaattatttttaatatctgctTCATTCCAATCtgtttctatataaaaaaaaacattatgttattttgttcCGACGAATCTTTCTTTGAATGgactgattttaatattttgacttattattattattttagaaaaatctgGCGTATGATGCAAAAAATTAAACTATgcataattatgaaataatttaactgACAAATTGCCATGTAAGGGAATTCTATGTGGTCAAAGTTGAGAGCCAAGTTAATGTTCAATCCACTGTAATGGCTTTGTTTTGTGACTTTTTAcgacatttaataatattttacagatCAACGGCAAGCGTTTCGATCTCGTCAAGCCTGAAGATATTGAACACCTTGGTAAACTTATTTACGGAACCGTCGATAGGCTCGATATCAGCAAGCAAAATGTAGAAGCATACCGTTACATGCTCATCTTGATAAAATCAGTTGTTGGCCTGAACACAGCATTCTCAGGAAAGTAAGTGGACACacatcttttaaataatttttgttattatattaccgGAAATGTGAGACAATACTTTATGATTTGGTGGTACTTACAACAGTAAAAATGATGATTTGTTTCGCAGAATCTGCTCttcgattttaaaatttatctgCCAACCATTGGTCGCAATATTCACTCGACGTAAAATTTTTTTGTGAAACGAGACTCAGGAAATCGACTCAACGAATTATTTGATTGCATagctacttaattattttttgcaatttcGGTATGCTTTTCTTGTATCTACGTATTCTGTTTCAGCTATTTCGTGGTGCCAAGCGTACTGGATAGCTACCAGACTGCTCTTCGTGACCCAGTATTCTACCAACTGCAAAAGCGTTTGTCTTATTTGTTCATCCTCTTCAAGTTGCGTCTGCCAAGCTACACTCGCGAAGAACTTTACTTCCCTGGAGTCAAGATCGACAACGTCGTTGTAGACAAGCTTGTAACATACTTTGATGATTACTTAATGGATATGACTAATGCTGTTATCCTTAACAACGATGAATTTAAGAAGTCCAAATCAGACATGACTTTCTTGGTCCGCAAACGTCGTCTTAACCACCAAcctttcaaagttagctttgaCATAATGTCTGACAAAACCGTCGATTGTATTGTTCGAGTATTCTTGGGACCCAAGGAAGACCATCTTGGTCGTCTCATCGACTTAAACCTCAACCGAGTCAACTTCGTTGAACTCGATACATTCTACTACAAACTAAACAACGGAAGGAACACAATCATCAGGAATTCACAAGACATGCACAACTTTGTAAGAGATCGTATGATGACAAGAGATTTATGGACCAAACTTACCACAGTCTCTGATGTCAAAGACTTGTACAAAGATCTCGTTAACTACCACACAGGATTCCCTACAAGGCTGTTGCTTCCTAAGGGTCGTGTTGGTGGAATGAACATGCTCTTGTACGTAATTGTCACCCCTCTTAGAGTAGTTGACAATGTCGATGTATCCATTTTTGATGTAAACAGACGTGATCGTTTTGTAGAACTTAGATCAACTCTGGTTGACAAGATGCCGTTAGGTTTCCCCTTCGATCGTACAATTGATGAAGCCAAGTTCTTTACACCAAACATGAAGTTTGTTGATGTGACAGTCTTCCACAAGGCTCAAGTTTGCGACATGAAAATGCGATGGGACAGCTATGTccttaaaaattatgatttaacatCTAGGACACAGACCATTGATAATTACAACTTAAGAGATGTAGACATCAACACCActgtttaaatgaaaatatcgaaaaatgatcataatGTTATATGGCTGACAGATTATAAGTTGTAgcttagaaataaaaaatgctatcAAACACCTTCTTTTCATTTcatgcctttttttttttttttggaataggaggacaaacgagcgtaagggtcacctgttgttaagtgatcaccgccgcccacaatctcttgcaacaccagaggaatcacaggggcgttgccggcctttaaggaaggtgtacgcgctttttttgaaggtcggaaggaatgtcgtatcgtccctgaaacaccgcacaaggaagctcattccacagctttgtagtacgtggaagaaagctccttgaaaaccgcactgtggaggaccgccacacatccagatggtgaggatgatatcctaacttgtggcgtgtcgtgcgaaggtggaattcggcggcaggaatcaggttaaacagctcttcggaacactccccgtgataaatgcggtagaagacacacaatgaagtgacgtctctacgcaacgccaagtgatccagccgttcacagagcactgggtccccgacaattcgagctgctctgcgttgcacgcggtcaaatagatcgagctgatactggggtgcgccagaccagagatgacagcaatactccatgtgtggccggacctgcgctttgtagagcgctagtatgtgggccgacttgaagtattgccgtgctctattaatgacgcccagtttctttgaagccaatttggctttgccttccagatgaccacgaaattggcaatcgctcgagatttcgagacccactattctgatactaggcgaggctttgagggaagtgttgtcgaagagcggtgatacaacaaatggggtttttttagtggtaaacgcgcaaacttgagtcttctgggggttaaattggacaaggttcaattttcccattccgcgaccttctcaagagaggactcgatagaagacacaagtttctcccggcactggtcgacgatttcccgagagagacctgcatggcccgtgtatatggcatcaccagtgctgtcgtctgcatagcaatgaatgttggaggtatccaacatatcattgatatgcagaagaaacagcgtgggagacagcacactgccttggggcactccagcattcacgggtgtcgggttcgagcaatatccgtcgacaacgcccagtgaggaagctggaggtccacttgcacaagctttCGGGAttaccatacacgatcaaaggccttcgctatatccaggctaactgccaggccttcccccttgctttcaatagtcgcagcccatctatgtgtcaggtatatgtgccagaagatcacctgccgaccgaccatggccaaacccgtattgtcggtcgttgatcaactggtgaccctctaggtataccaagagctgacggctaattatgctgtccatgattttggagagcagggaggtaatagcaataggcctgtagtttgccggatccgaactgtctccttttttttggatcggatggacaagggcagacttccataagtcagggactacgcctttagaataagagtgccggaataaacgcgttagcaccggcgtcaactcaggggcacacgttctaagcacgattggagaaatgccatccggcccgctcgacttcctgacgtccaacgaaaacagagctcgcctaacagttttctgtctgaactgtacttcaggcatagagctctgacaccgcgggatggtcggcggtgtttttccgttgtcgtcaagagtcgagttagaggtgaaaagagtgcacaagagatcggctttctcttttgccgtatgggccagggtgtcattcctcatgtgcaacggcggcatggacggctggctgaagttaccaagagcagctttcgacaacgaccagaacttgcgtgttccggtcgggtaactggaaagctgctcgccgattttgacgacgtgttttgattttgcacgggcgatttgccacttaaaaaatctggaggcacggttgtatttcctctaaagaactatgcagttcggatcctttttgcgcgcaacccaagctcgatacgcctgttttttgcagtcagatgctgatGACGCATcgagagtttggtataaaaatatccataccctgtaatatcacatcggctactgcaacggcgcaggcactgggatcatccgaagggaaacaaaccctgccccaagggtaggatgcaaaaaaggaacgcatcctatcccaatctgctgacttgtagtgccaaacgcggcgggtcgctggtggtctgcgacgttggcgtcggataggcactacactcctgaccaggcaatggtcggacgttccgagaggggcgtcaacaaagacctggtaaccatcgggatgtgtagtcagcagaagatgcactaaggacggcatgtggctatccacatccgggagccgcgttggcgactcaaccaattgggacagaccatacgccaatgcaaaattatgcacagatcgccctgcgtagtctgtggtacgtgatccaagccattcggcattgtgcccgttgaaatcacccaagactacaatttcagcggaggggatctgtgcaagtacgtcgtcaattgccgcttgaacgcagcccatgagatgatcggtttctgcgttaccactatgggacctgtagacacacgcatagatgcggacgcggtcctctaaatctacgcggagccagagagtggacaggtcccttccctcaaaattgccgagacggcgacagcagatatcctccctaaagtacacacataccccggcatgaggcaaaaaattgtgctcaattttgtacccggggtacgttaaatatgacgtatcgctaggtcgagatatctgcgtctcagtaaggaaacacaaggccggctgcgccgtctcaaggtggtggtggacggcgtttaaattggagtgaattcccctgatattgcaaaagtccacgttgagtgtggagcggggtgccgtggtgatactgcctcgtttgtccttggtcatgcgcggttctgtgccctccccagaatacgaagggcagcccgagcttgAGTGCCctgggagggattctccaactctggtagagctggtaccctcctggggtaaaatcttttttagtaccgctgtcatattcgggtggagggcggggggggggggaatggccaccggtcctcgacactaacctatgcgaaacatagcggcattaggccgctacttcacgccggtattctttgcgagtgtggtaattaacccggacgagtctggcccgattttgctgacgtcaaaagacggcagcgtgactctcccacttctaaaaagcccttagtcgcctcttacgacacccatgggcctgggactcccctattctttttacgccccgggaaaagtacagggcagcATGCCTACAGGTACACCTACAAAATCCACAGTTCTTCCTTATTAATTATGAATGTTGccatatattatgatacaattAGTTTACCTCGTTTTTTGAAAGTCATTAAATTAACCATATTTATAATGCACAAgtacattattaatatgaaGTTGAAGTTTAAATTCTGCAAGAGTTTCAAATGGtatcattttcaatttcttgCTTATAATGGTAGTCAATGATTCTTTCAAAAGAACTATTATTTCGCAAATCTCTTGAAAACATCTTAAATAATGTCTCAACTTAATTTCAAGTCAATCAAATATCTATAACACTTCAAAATCTTTGGTTGAAGTGCTCAGCCTTATCAGTATCTTCTGTGTCGTATATTTAAAACAGAGTAATGTCTTCTTAATAACAAACAAGCAATAAGTTTTTTCCGACGATCCATGCCAGAGACACAtccattcataataaaaaatcacgAAGAACTGGTTACCCCACCATACGATAGTAAAACGCTCTTTTCCACGATGCCGCAACGCCGCAATGCAAACTGCCGATTTCAGGGGCGCGGTGCCGCAACGCGGTTATGTGTTTCGGCCCTATTACAATgttgtatgaaatatataaaacacgCAAAAAAAAAGGGAATACAATTACCAtcttctttttatttgaaatgtaaaaatatgtatatgatattatattatttatcaatatgatattcataatatataattattgcgCTTCATTCCATATTGAAAATAGAAATACTCTTGTGGCTTACCTATGCTAATAATATGAAGTGTACAAAGCCACGAAAGTAGCAATTGTAAAAAGACAACTCTAACTCGACCCTATATTTTTGTCTGTGACACTCGACCGGTGAATTCGCacttaaagtttatttataaaaaaggaggacaaatgagcgtacaggtcacctggcgttaagtaattaccgccgcccatattctcttgcaacaccagaggaattacagaagCGTTGATAGACATTAAGGaggtttactttttttatgaaggtacccatttcgtatcgtcccggaaacaccgcacaattcattccacagctttgtagtacgtggaagaaagttttttaaaaaccgcactgtggaggaccgccacacatccaggtggtggggatgatattctaacttgtgacgtgtcgtgcaaaggtggaattcgggggcaggaatcaggttaaacagctcttcagaacactccccgtgataaatgcggtagaagacacacaatgaagcgacgttttCATTTTTTTAGAAAGATAATGAGCGGTGTGcataacttttgtaattaacACTGATACTTATTCGTAGTTTTAacacaataaatatttgtgCAACAAGATTAGATTTTTCATTTCCACACTTCATTTTTGATTATTAAGTTTAACTaatcaaaaacaatttatttacttGGGGTTGCATGACGCCATTTCATGCCATAAAAATCTGTTTTATCACCTAGTTTATTGCTAAGTCTCCTTAAACTCTAGTGTAGCTGATCACTTCCCGCGTTAATAGaagcataaataaaatcatatcagctcgatccatttgaccgcgtgcaacgtagatcagctcgaattgtcggggacccagtgctctgtgaacggctggatcacttggcgttgcgtagagatgtcgcttcattgtgtgtcttctaccgcatttatcacagggagtgttctgaagagctgtttaacctgattcctgccgccgaattccacctttgcacgacaggTCACAAgtaagaatatcatccccaccacctggatgtgtggcggtcctccacagtgcggttttcaaggagctttcttccatgttctacaaagctttggaatgaacttccttgtgcggtgtttccgggacgattcgacatgggtaccttcaaaaaaagtgcgtacaccttcattaaaggccggcaacgctcctgtgattcctctggtgttgcaagagaatgtgggtggcggtgatcacttaacaacaggtgacccgtacgctcgtttgtcctcctattccataaaaaaaatcatgaatgCCTTTGCTTGTTGCAGTAAAGGGCGGTAGAAGGTAATGCTACGTTCACACTACCGCGAAATGGCAATGGTTATTAATTAAAGTActtaagtatccatccctactctgggGTTTTATCTAGGTTTACCCACGATCTATGGCAGTTATTTACCAATGCACAACATAGGGCGGAAAGCAATCTTCAgcgtcagtttttttttatggaaaaaggaggacacaCGACCGtgcgggtgttaagtgatcaccgccgcccacattctcttgcaacaccagaggaatcacaggagtgtttccGGCCTTTAACGTACGcactctttttgaaggtacgcatgtcgtatcgtcccgaaaacaccgcacaaggaagctcatcccacagctttgtagtacgtggaagaaagctccttgaaaaacgcacaGTAGAGGACAgccacagatccagatggtggtgatgatatcctaacttgtggtgtgtcgtgcgaaggtggaattcggcggcagggatcAGATAAAACAGCTCGTAGgagcactcctcgtgataaatgcggttgaagacgcacaatgaaacgacgtctccAAGTGATACAGCCGTTCACAGGGCACTGGATTCCTTAcagttcgagctgctctgcattgcacgcggtcaaatgaaccgagctgatactggggtgcgccagtcCAGAGATGGAGCTAAACTCCTATgctatgtggccggacctgcgctttgtagagcgctagaatgtgggccagcttgaagtattgccgtgctctatttatgacgcccagcttcgtcgaagccaatttggttttgACCTCCTCTTCATTTGCACATCAAAACTCTAGTGAAACCACAGTTCCCGAGGAAAGGAGGATGCCCATCGGCCATACTAACTTCGGCTACGAGTGCACACACAGAAAAGTATACGGGGAATAGAATATTaactataaataagaaaatagttAGGAAATTGGCTTTATAAAAGAATGGGTTtttaggaaaaaaatattttttcttttcataaCATGACTTATCGAATTGCAAATACATTTTTCTTATCTTACGCATTATTTTGGGGGTCATACATTATAAGCACATCGTCCAGGAATTGAATCTAAGggctacaaaaaaataacaaaataaaaaagggTAAAAAAAAGCATTAACAGAGATAAACTAATTGAAAACGCACACGAAAATACAAACcgaagtttatttgtatgttgACATTTTATAATGACAAAgatgttacacaaataaaaattgaaaaacaaaatttgaaaaatgcgggactcgaacccacgacctacgGCATTccatgccagtgctctaaccaactgagtgAGCTcagcaaattttatttgtgtattaatcctaaaagtgagggttatcactttaaaaacataacatattgtttagatgagcaagagcgacatctcaagtcaatttcctaatattggggttgagcaggttatcaactgtaaagtagatcctgtaggtagatgaagccacaacctgagagttgaacaaagcatacaagatttaatagCGACACGttattcgaacggttggctcagttggttagagaagcggcatggaacgccggaggtcgtgggttcgagtcccgcatcgttcgtacaattttgttttccaaattttatttgtgtattaaacctAGAAGTTAAGGTTAtccctttaaaaacataacatattgacaAATATGTTGCCAAATAAAAGATAAAGaaatggaataaataaatatcgattttaattaatctatttcattcatttttaatataatatatttttttatgaaaataagggacgagacgagcagggcgttcagctaattatacgccctacccattagagtgcagtgccgctcaggattcttgaaaaactccaaaattctgagcggcactacaactgcgctcgtcaccttgagacattagatgtcaagtctcatttgcccagtaatttcactagctacggcacccttcagaccgaaacgcagtaatgttttcacattactgcttcacggctgaaaaaaGCGCACATATTAAGCATCATAGGATTAAAATGGGTAAAACCAAGTAAATCACTTCTTGGCAGCACTGATTCGTagcattcaaataatattatgtcgtcTAATTGTAGTTGATATTGTaaaactagctgatccgacagacgttgttctgtatataataaataaaataatgttttaatatgaatttgtcaataacatcaaaaattacttcgtaaaatatgcaccctgctgtagtaatgaaattgtttcacagcacaactgtcaaaccgtgcgtcattaaattctctcatagaaattatgtattgacacatcaaaggaaaaacaagtttgttgtttttatttaagttagcagcattttcctatttattcaccttttaaaccttcactggacttccacaaataattcaagaccaaaattagccaaatcggtccagccgttctcgagttttagcgagactaacgaaaagcaattcatttttatatatatagatatcgttGCGTTACTCATGTTATGTGTAAAAGTGTAGCAAtcttttttgataatatttttataatacttagaagaataaatatgattttttttaaataaaagtaattactGGGCATTTGATAGCCCAAAACGGGCATTCccctataaataataatggtttATCAGGGCGGTAGACGGTAAAGTAGTGTAGCCGTAGATTCGCACCAAAACTTTGATGCTAAGCGAAAGTGGCGCATCCTAGCGGCTCATAGCAATAACACGTAATATGGCAACTAGAACGTACTTTAGCTTTagaacgccagaggtcgcgCTAACCATAAGCTTGCGAAAGGGATATCTGACCAtcgaaaacaaaaaaattaagatttagatactactataataaaatttacaaatataattattatagtaagaTTTCTTTAGGCGTAACTTTAGGgtaaatcaaattttttttgacgaaTGTAACcttattgttcttaggtagtcagttatttttaacaaatttttgttCCATACCCGTTTATGAACTTGTATTATTTGCAATCATGATTGTGTGAAAAATACTCTGGTAATTTTTCTAACTATTCGTAACTAATGTTGGCGCTAAGcccacacaccacacacactGAAACACGATGTTAGATAGAACACTGAACACTACTTCGTTTTACCTAACTAggcttcttttcactttgaatttgAGTGAAGTATCCTCTGCAAGCAATACTACTCCTTTTTTCGACAAGGTAAATTAGATCATTAATGTAAACAAGGAAGAGCACCGGTTCTAGAATAGACCTCTGTGGTACCCGTGATACTGAGAGGAGgtccagaagatcacctgccatTCACATTGACTTTCACATATATCGAcattgtcaaataaaatttattctaaaaggcttaagctaagcgctttAGAAACATCGTTTCAAGAATTATTATGAGGTGGACCAGGAACATCTATTTTACATACATCTTTGTCCtctattatattctttaatcgTATAGTAGACTTTTTTAATAAGACaattctttatatattatttgaattaagaAGGAGTTAgacatgtaattattatttagaattttattaaataattgtcttgTTTGTGGAATAAtggttttagttttatttctcGTATTCTTAGTGtgtatcattattttaaatgtattctgTTCATCCTTTTATAAAATACcagtaaattattataagtgaattaaGATGCTACTGTTAAAATCCGTATGTGTTTAAAGTGATTTCTAATGGATTTTGTAAGGATTTCACAATATGATATAATGCTATGTAAATAACAGAAATAGATCGATTTCACAGTGCTTACATCAGTAAGATTTATACTTGTTCTAATAGCGAAAGTAGAAGCACTCATTTTATATGAGATTGCCTCAATATGAACACCCCATTGTAGGTTTTCATCTAATGCCATTCCAAGAAACGAAGTagaatatacaaattttaatagTTCCCCGTTTTAAAAGATACTCCTTGAACCtttattttacatttggtaGGGAGAATTTCATATAAACACATTTGCAAAAAACACGAGCATCCTAAACTTTTCAGTACAAGTATGGAAATCTCAAACAAAACAGATTTTTTATGCATTCAATTAATTAGAAACAATTGTCTACGTATGAAAAAAGTACtggaaagtaaaataaaatattccacatttaaaaattacataaatatattgtattcgaTCCGAGCGTTTGCTCGCAGTTTTCTGTATATTGtgctataatatatgtatatgtttttctgtgattttaataaattgatgttgatttaaaaaaatggttttttGTGACAAATTGCAACCGGTAATATTATTTCAGAGAAGACAATTATCGCTGATAGTCTTCTTCAAAGTGGCTGTACTCAATGTTATATTGTGTCGGAACGTTTGTCAATGTTTGGTGTAAGTCGTTCCGAGGGCCAGGGCTAGGTTTCAAGAAACCGATTCTTTGAAAAGAAGAGTGGGATCAGAAAGAAAACGATCCACTGAGCTCGGATCGATCGATATATTGTAAGTCAAGCTTTACGAAAACAGAAGTCTACctaaaataacatcaaaaacaatcTTGAAGATGTTAGAAATGTGAGTGTTAGCGTATGAACTGGCAGGAGGAGACTTCTAGAAGTCGATATACAGAGTCGTACACAAGCTAGGGATCCTAAATTACCCTATGGGCACCGTATTGCAAGGTT
The Leptidea sinapis chromosome 9, ilLepSina1.1, whole genome shotgun sequence DNA segment above includes these coding regions:
- the LOC126965946 gene encoding basic juvenile hormone-suppressible protein 2-like, which codes for MKVLVCLALGLALASARPETDDLKLNFSDLKQRQFFILKLLNHVLEPVTYKEIEDIGRNFKIEDNIDLYTKQDVVKTFFNQIKFGFLPRGEVFTLHVDRQMKEVLTFFHMLYFAKDFDAFVKTACWMRLNVNEGMFVYALTVAVRHRDDCKGIVLPPPYEIYPYYFVRSDVIQRAYMLKMRNGLLDEKVGHFYGIRKTDKDVYIIDENVFDTRVYLNDEDRLRYFTEDIDLNTYYYYFHVDFPFWMRDDIINKNTNRRWEYTLYVYQQILARYYLERLSNGLGEITTFSWNKPIRKGYWPWLTLHNGVQLPVRLNNYVVARDNDVNLVNLAENYEKIINEAIVKGFVEINGKRFDLVKPEDIEHLGKLIYGTVDRLDISKQNVEAYRYMLILIKSVVGLNTAFSGNYFVVPSVLDSYQTALRDPVFYQLQKRLSYLFILFKLRLPSYTREELYFPGVKIDNVVVDKLVTYFDDYLMDMTNAVILNNDEFKKSKSDMTFLVRKRRLNHQPFKVSFDIMSDKTVDCIVRVFLGPKEDHLGRLIDLNLNRVNFVELDTFYYKLNNGRNTIIRNSQDMHNFVRDRMMTRDLWTKLTTVSDVKDLYKDLVNYHTGFPTRLLLPKGRVGGMNMLLYVIVTPLRVVDNVDVSIFDVNRRDRFVELRSTLVDKMPLGFPFDRTIDEAKFFTPNMKFVDVTVFHKAQVCDMKMRWDSYVLKNYDLTSRTQTIDNYNLRDVDINTTV